Part of the Vibrio penaeicida genome is shown below.
TAAACTTGATTCCGTATCAAGCTCAGTAATTTTCTTTATCTTAGTGAGCGGATAGTAGAAGTCATCCTTCTCACAGTCTAAATACTGCAAGAATTTAATAGCCTTTGATTCCATCCCATTTGGGAATATGGCCTTCTCTGTTATGAACTCGACAACATTAGACTTCATATCTAAACATTTGATTTAATTAAGTGATTTATGGTATACAACGCTTTGGCGTTACCAATCGGATTTTCCAAAGTAAAATGACTGCACGTATTGTAATCAGAATTAGGTTCGCACTCTAGATGTAGTCTAGTCGTAACCAATAGATTTTTCTTTGTGGTACGCTTTTTAAATTGAATAATAAGCCCAACACACTTTACTGCTTCAACCTTTTCTCCTGCTTTATGATACTTCTGTTCTCTTAAGCAATTGTCAGTTTTCCGTTGATTCGAGCGAGGCATCAGTGTTCTATTCTTAACACTGATAAACTTGGTATCTACGACTTTGCCATAACCATCTTGCTTGTAGAGGCTAACGATAGCCTTTTCTAATTGCATAATCGTTAGAGACGTAAGATTGATGCCGCTAACTCTTAGAACATCATAGAAGGCTTGCCTTAGCCTGTCTAACGTTTCTTCTATGTCCTTCTTGTATGTTTCACCAGAAACTCGCAATTCGATACGATCATTGTTGAATGGAACATAAACTACTTCATAGACATGCTTGATTACCTCGTCATCCAACATCACAGTTCTTGGCTTTCCATTCTGCTGAACAACAATTGGAACCTTTATCTTCTTGATTTTTGGTGTACTAAAGTAAACCGCCCAACCATTTGTGTCCTTTTCAATCGCAGTAAGCACAGGGAAACCTGTGCTAGTCATTTTCCCTGTATGCTCAAACGGAAAAACTTTTGAGTAGTCACTTGGAGTAATAACTAGGTTATCTAACGCTGTACGAATATCAGCAAACGTTTTAGCGTCGCCCTGAATCAACTGAATTATGTGCCTATTGGTCAGGTGGAGAGCTTTCGCGACTCTTTTAAGCTTCGGCAAAGCATCCGCCACTTTCAGCTTATCGTTTTGATCAAACAACTGATTCATCATTTCTAGCTTAGTGGCTTCCCAGCTATTTGATGTATCCAGCCCTAACTGCGTTAAGTAGATTCTCGCATAGGAGTTCTTCGCAAGACTCTCCATGTAGGAAAATAAATCTAGAATATTGTTTTTTTTAACTAGTGCGACAGACATGCACAACCTCCATATGCTACCCGTTTAATTTACCACCCCATGTACTAATGGGTCTACATATAAAGAATGGACAGAGTCACAATCCAACAGCTTTATTGTCTATACACCTCTCTAACTAGAAAAGTTAAGTGACACACCCAGAGATGGCGCACCACATCATTTCATCTTGGATGATAATTTTCAGATAAGTTTTGATATGGCAAATCGACATGAACAGAATGTGAATGATTATCTACTCTAATGAGAAAAGGGGCATGTTTAAGCTAGAGAATTAACTAGCCCTTATCTGAGCATGGACGTACTAGCTTACTGTCATACAGCATTGATCTAAAGCGAATTTAGGATTATGCACTGCCTAATTATTATTTTCTCATTGGTTAAAAAGTCTTTCTACCGTTTTCATTGCTAGAAACATGCGAATGCGTCCATTATGTTCACACAATACTTCAAAGCCAAATCTTGCATAGAATGCCTGTGCTGAATCGTTCAGACAGTCCACGACAATAGCATACGCCCTCATATGGTGGTTAACTTCCCAAAGGTACTTTAGTGCACGAACTAAACTGACTTTTCCTAGCCCAGAGCCCTGAAATTCCTTATGCACAGCTAACTGAGCTAAAAGAAATACTGGAATGGGATATCGAGGAAGTTTCTTTGCTAGTTGCGCTGGTAAGGTTTCTCGACTGATTGAACTAGGCGCAACACTGTAAAATGCACATATTGCAAACTTCTGATTAAGCAATGGCTGAGCACTAGGAAGAATCATTGTTCGACTAATACCTGCTTCCATATGCTTTGCTGCTTGAGTTCTGATGAATGTATTTAGCTCCTGCTCACCACAGTCGAATGAGTTTCGGTCGTGATATAATTTACTAAGTTCTACAAACTCTTTACCACAACTCACTTGATACCGCTCTCATCTGTGAATTTTGCAGCTTCCAACAAAGCTTGATTTGGCGCTTTTGCTTTGTCACAAGCAGCCATAAATTCGTCAAAGACACTATCCTTAACCACGATACTTTCGTGCTCTTCAATTACCTGTGTTGCATCTTCGTCCATAAGCCTAACTACATATTCAGTTAAACTTTTCAGACCAAGCAATGCTGATGCCTTTTCAGCTTTCGCTTTTATCTCTTCATCAAGGCGGATATCTAAACGTGCTGTTGCCATAATTCCTCCAATGTACGGACACATTCCGTAACGACAGAAATTATAGTTCAAACATTGAACAGCTTCAACTTGTACGGAAAGGTTACGGATAAAAAACACGTCATAATCTCGATACAATACGACGCATTAACTCGTCGGGAACTGAGTCAGATAACTTTTAGCACGTTAGCAGCATATGAATGAGAATTTAATCTAACAAACTTTGGGACATTTCCGAGTCACAAAGTCCGCATTCCCACTTGCGATCACCAAGCAATTCTGTCGATGCGCAATCAAAGTTAGTCAGTCCTATGTTACAGAGCAACTGTTAACGATTTTTCATCCTGAGTAGAGATTATTAAACCCGACCAAAAGCTTTGAGAAAGTTCTTGGGATGTTGGTGAAACCTTACATGATCGGGGTGATTAACCCTCCTCTTTCCCTTAAAAGGCGGCGCAATGTATCCCCAATTTGAACATCTTGAGAAATATATTACATAATCAATCTGTGCATTTTGCCACTGGTCAGTAACAACTGTGTTTCCATCAAAGCATCCTACCGACTTTACTTGAATCCGGTAGAATTTGTTCCCGTCAGAAATAAGCACATCGGTCTTCATACCATGATCTATCATAGGCATAAATACTTCCCAACCATCTTGTAATAGCCAGCTTGCCAATAGGGTTTCGTAAGAGATGCTTTTGTAATGCTTTTTAGCTTCAGAAGAAGTGTGGAGTGTTTTTACAGGCATAGTAATATCCTAATTACATGCTGAGTGTCTTTTTAGCACAAGACAGACAGCGAAGCATCCCTTGTGGGAAAACTTCAATTAGGATTCACAATGGCTCTATTGAGATCTCATCAGCTAGTAATGGGAGCTGCCCCTAGTCTTCTACCTATTTGGTTACCTTGACTATTAATACTAGAGTTCACGTAACGTGAGTGAATCGGTCAGTGTCATATTAACATAAACAAAGATCGTAATTTCGTCAATTCCACTAATGGCAAGAAAGCTTCATTAGACAGATAAACTCACAGAAACCCAGAATAGTAGACACCACACTAATTAGAAAATGTAGGTCAAACGACCTTCCGCAAAGTTTGATGGAAAAATGTCCTAATTTAAAAGGGGCAAAATCGAGTCAGTGCAGATCATATTCAATTGTGTTGTTTTCTACGCATGTCGCCACCAGCAATACGATTGGTCATAGGTTTATTGTCCATGTGTTGCGAACGTCCGGATAGTTTCATAGAAAAGCATCAGTGCAAAGGCGATAAATATCACACCCGTTACTCGCATTATCAATCCATTGTTGATGTTTATAATCTTTGCTATCTTCGCGCACAGTATGGAATACACGATATGAATGGATGCTGTGACCGTTACCAGCGAAACCGTGAGGTTAATGAAGTTCGCACTAAACGTTGATGCCGAGTTGAGGTAAACGGGATAAATAGCCAAGAAGAACAAGATTGTTTTCGGGTTTAACAGCGAGATGTAAAAACCTTGAAGTGCAAGGTTGGAGTCTAGAGTAACCCCCTCTTCTTCTGAGGTAACATCCACTGTGTTGTTTGCGCTGACTATTAACTTTAGCCCTAAGTAGCCAAGGTAGCAGGTTCCACACAGCCCTATCAGTTGGTATGTCCAAGGAGCTATGCTATAGGAATAAAGTAAGCTAACTATGGCTACCACAGACGCACATGCTAAGCCCAAGCCAATACCTATTATGAGTGGCACTGTCCGCTTCACCCCATTGGTCAGACTTTGGTTAATTACCGCAAGTGTACCTGGACCCGGTGTGCCTGCTGCGACGACGCACACCGCTAAATACCCAACGAAGTCAATATTAGTCATAGTGTTTTTCTTTCTGTGTTTCCATCAATGTCATAGGCCAGTTTAGGCACCAGCCGCTGTCCATTTTGAACACACCCAGAATTTGTTCAGCCGCAGCCATGGTCATATCTGATGTGTACTCAGGCTTATTAGAAAGCAGTTGATTTAAAAATTCACCGATGTGTTCCTTCTCCTTAAAGTGCCATCGCAAAGGAATATCAATAAAGTGAGGCTCACCCCACCCCGACAGTTTGCACATACTACGGGCAAATGATTTGCTTAAAAAACTAACTTCATGACCGGTTTTACATGCTCTAGCGACAAAGTCGTCAAAGTATTCCGCCACTGGCGATCCAGAAAAGATGTCAAAGATGAGGCATCTCGCGCCCGCTTTGGACATTCGATTTAATGCCTTCATCGTATCTGTCTTACTACTTACGTGATGGAACGCGCCACGGGTCCATATCAAATCTAACTCGGAATTTAAATCGATATTCATTGCTTCAGCAGCTTCACAATGAATTTTTATGTTCGTAAAGGCGCTGTCGTATATTGGCTGTAGTTGCTCCAGAGATGGGTCAACAACATGAAGGGTCCCACTCTCACCAACAAGCTTTGCGATTTCAAAGCTAAAGAAGCCACTACCTGCACCAATCTCAAGAATTTTGTTTCCTATCGCTGGCGTTAAATAATCAATCATGACTTGTAGGTCTTCTTTCCATACTCCTTCAAAGTTGCTGATTGCCATTTTATAAGACTTAGATCTAACAGCATTGAACTCGACAGTTTCCATACTAGGTTCTCTTTTTACTATGATCTATTATTAATATCCGAAATCCACCTGTACAAATATTGAAAATAAATCCGTTTATATTCGCAATAACTGGTCCTTTATGTAACACGGCTCGCATTTATTATGGATGGAGCTTTATAGCAACACATTGTATTCAATTGGTTTATCCATCTAGAACTGCGTTGTAAAAAATAATTATTCAATTAATCGAAATATGCACAAGGAAGTCAGCGTATGGAACTGAATAAGTCCGAATACTCATTGATTGATGCTTACGACGGTATTGAATTTGTTAGTACTGTTTATGGAAGACAGCCTTTCCCGTTGCATCACCACGAGGGGTACGCTATAGGCATGCTAGATCAAGGAGTCCAGCGCTTTGGAATGAACGGGAATAATTATAAGTCGAGTTCAGACCAACTGGTGATTATCAACGCTGATACTAGCCACACGGGGGAGGCCGTAGGACACACACTTTGTTCTTATAAAGCCATTTATCCTACCCCAGAGCAGATTCAGTCTATTTTAAAAGATACACCGCACGCTAAATATGGTTGCCCTTTTATCAGCGACCCGATTGTCACTGATAGTCGAACCAGCCATTTTTTTCGGATGTCCCTCCAAGAAATCAATCAGCCAACGTCTCGGCTGTGTTTGGAGACTTTACTGTACGGATTCGTTCTTTCTTTGCTGGTCAATCAGTCGGGAATTGGTGTATTCAAAAGAGTTCCTGAAGCATCTCCCAATATCAAAAAAGCAATGGATTACATTCAGTCTTTCTACGATAAGAATATTAGCTTGGACGAACTATCGTTCGTTTCCAACTTAGATAAAAATACTTTGATTACTGAGTTTAAACGATTGCTCCAAACCACGCCTCATCAGTACCTGATTCAAGTAAGAGTTAACAAAGCCAAACAGCTATTGAGAAAAAACCAAAAACTTTCACATATCGCATTCAAATGTGGATTCTCAGACCAAAGCCATTTCACTCGATGTTTCAAGCAATTTACGTCAGTGACGCCGAACATGTATCGCAAATCGATTCTCAGTTATATATGAGTTCAATCCCAAACTGATTAAGATACCAACACTGATCTAGACGAGTTTAAAGACGCTGGTCTCTTATTTGATGGAAACCGTGTACTCCTGTGGCGCAAACAACCATCAAAAGACGGGGCAATATTGCTTTAGAAATAAAAGCCTCTATGTATAAGTAAGTTAAGTGACTTAGGTAGAAAATTCAGATTAAAACAAACTGTAAGCTTGAGCTTTTTGAGCTATATTTTGAATGTATGTAAACCATATAGGTGTTTATAAATGGATGCAGATCAAAAAGCATTGATTGAAGTCAGTAATCGCTACCAGCTATGCAGTGAAGTTTACACTCATGCATTGGAAGGTTTCCTTGAAGGAAGAGTTAAAGAGGATGTTTTCTCAAGAGCTTGGGATGAAAAAGAAAATGCGTTCGAAGATCTTTTTAAAATTAAACAACGCCTTATTAAAAGAGATGTGCTCTTATCTGACATTAATAACATCATTAATACATGAGGCAGCCCTAAGTTTCCCTTCTTTTCGTTCATCCAATTCTCGCGCCTACCTTGATGGCTCTCAGTCTATTTCTATTAACTCGCCTACCCTAAACCCGGTATGTGTGCATGCTCCTATTCCAGCTCTTCAAAAAATAAAATATCAGGTGTTGCGAAATCGTAGGGTCATAAAAACGTTGCTTTCAACAGAGAGTCTTCTTCCATGCGGAGGACAGGTGAATGATACCGATTTGTACAACGCAGCAGGCTATTGCCTTAAAGTCATCGAAGGCGATTCAGGTGAAGCCAACAACAAGCTATTTACCGCGACGCCTAGTATTGAGGTGATGAAGCAACTTGGTTACAAACTAGATGACTCTGGTTACAACTACGGAAGCACTTATGGCGCTACTTACAAGGAATCTCGAATAGACGGTGAGTTTGCTCGCTTTCGTTACGATGGATGGGGTTGGGAAAACGATCCAACGAGCTCCAACTATGGTCAAGGTGGTCAACTGGACCGATACTGTAACGGACTTGGCTATTTAAAATTCATGGGACGTACCAATTGGAAAAGACCCAACCGATATGAACTTTACAGCTTGGTTTATCACTTAGGCGACTTAACAGCAAACTACGGCTGGCCAGGATATTACGACTATTGGACGAATCACCCAGCTAAAGACAGCAAGTTTTACCCTGTGGATTTGGTGAATAATATTACTAGATCTTATTCAGTAGGGTTAAAAAACTATGCGTCTTGTGTTTCTTATAACGACTAACGAAAGAAACAACTGACTTCCAAGCCAGCAGAACCTCTGCTGGCTTTTTTATTCACTTGTATCGAAGGTCTCTCTTAAAAAGATAATGCATTGTTAATATGAGACAGTTCTAAAGCCGACAAACCGTCTTACCCAAAAAAAAATCACTTTACCACGGCAATTTTCCTCACA
Proteins encoded:
- a CDS encoding GNAT family N-acetyltransferase, which encodes MSCGKEFVELSKLYHDRNSFDCGEQELNTFIRTQAAKHMEAGISRTMILPSAQPLLNQKFAICAFYSVAPSSISRETLPAQLAKKLPRYPIPVFLLAQLAVHKEFQGSGLGKVSLVRALKYLWEVNHHMRAYAIVVDCLNDSAQAFYARFGFEVLCEHNGRIRMFLAMKTVERLFNQ
- a CDS encoding type II toxin-antitoxin system TacA family antitoxin, whose translation is MATARLDIRLDEEIKAKAEKASALLGLKSLTEYVVRLMDEDATQVIEEHESIVVKDSVFDEFMAACDKAKAPNQALLEAAKFTDESGIK
- a CDS encoding LysE family translocator, with protein sequence MTNIDFVGYLAVCVVAAGTPGPGTLAVINQSLTNGVKRTVPLIIGIGLGLACASVVAIVSLLYSYSIAPWTYQLIGLCGTCYLGYLGLKLIVSANNTVDVTSEEEGVTLDSNLALQGFYISLLNPKTILFFLAIYPVYLNSASTFSANFINLTVSLVTVTASIHIVYSILCAKIAKIININNGLIMRVTGVIFIAFALMLFYETIRTFATHGQ
- a CDS encoding class I SAM-dependent methyltransferase, which gives rise to METVEFNAVRSKSYKMAISNFEGVWKEDLQVMIDYLTPAIGNKILEIGAGSGFFSFEIAKLVGESGTLHVVDPSLEQLQPIYDSAFTNIKIHCEAAEAMNIDLNSELDLIWTRGAFHHVSSKTDTMKALNRMSKAGARCLIFDIFSGSPVAEYFDDFVARACKTGHEVSFLSKSFARSMCKLSGWGEPHFIDIPLRWHFKEKEHIGEFLNQLLSNKPEYTSDMTMAAAEQILGVFKMDSGWCLNWPMTLMETQKEKHYD
- a CDS encoding AraC family transcriptional regulator — translated: MELNKSEYSLIDAYDGIEFVSTVYGRQPFPLHHHEGYAIGMLDQGVQRFGMNGNNYKSSSDQLVIINADTSHTGEAVGHTLCSYKAIYPTPEQIQSILKDTPHAKYGCPFISDPIVTDSRTSHFFRMSLQEINQPTSRLCLETLLYGFVLSLLVNQSGIGVFKRVPEASPNIKKAMDYIQSFYDKNISLDELSFVSNLDKNTLITEFKRLLQTTPHQYLIQVRVNKAKQLLRKNQKLSHIAFKCGFSDQSHFTRCFKQFTSVTPNMYRKSILSYI
- a CDS encoding DUF1566 domain-containing protein, translating into MNDTDLYNAAGYCLKVIEGDSGEANNKLFTATPSIEVMKQLGYKLDDSGYNYGSTYGATYKESRIDGEFARFRYDGWGWENDPTSSNYGQGGQLDRYCNGLGYLKFMGRTNWKRPNRYELYSLVYHLGDLTANYGWPGYYDYWTNHPAKDSKFYPVDLVNNITRSYSVGLKNYASCVSYND